The window GGCCTTCCCATAGTCGATCTTCCAAAATCATTACTTGATGGATGTGCATGGGGTTCTCACACCCCTGGGAGGAGTGGAGAAAGAGATTTTGTTTATAAGATGTTTTGCCTTAACTTTGGCAAGGGTGGTGCTCACTTGACTAAGGACTGCCTAGATAAGGATACTGCAGGAAGAAAATCAGAGGCACGTTTCCTAGTCATGAGACAAAGTCTGAGAACAAGTAATGTATTGTGTATAAGTTGTGTTTTAACCATCTACTCTACTTATTTCCCTATATGAATATAGGATATGATGTTAGAAATCCTATGATCTACCCAAGTCTTCTGGATATTGGCAACTTAGTTACAGTCTTGTGCTTGTGGGCTATGCTAATAACTTATGGTTGTTTAACTCGCGAAAATATTATGGTTCCATCTAATGTAATATGTGTTGTGGCATGCATTTTATTACCTTGTTTAGTGATAAGAAAAAAACAGCTGGGGATCGAATCCTCCCAATTGTTATTAGAGTTAGATCTCTCTTGACACAGATGAATCTTGGACTTATGAAACTGTTTAAAGGTATTTTGTGATTTAGATCAAAAAGTTCAAAATACCAATTCCACAAAAGAGACTATCATACAGGTAATGTCGGTCCTGTATAATTTGAGGTCATGTGCATACTAAATGTGGCCTTTTTGTGTGTGTAAATCATCCACTTATAATATAAATTTAATATCAGGCGAGAAATTATTATGATCTCTATAAATTACAACAGAGAAAAAGAGAGCTTCATTTATTGCCAACTCTCCCATTCAACAACTTCCTCGAAATCTTGCTTTTCCAATCCAGACTATCTCGTTCAATGGAGCACAACACTATTTTGCCAAGAATTACTGACAAAATACAACACTATCTCGATGAAAGAATACGACAGACTTGGAAGAAGTTGAGAATCGAGGAAGATATGCGCGAAAAAAAGGGGGGGGGGGGGGGGGGGCGCAAAAAAAGGGAGACCGTAAGTCTCGAACGACCGTCTCAAACTGAGGCGGAGAAGGTTGATCTAAATACTTAACCAATTATGCAACAAAACATTTGTTAGCATATCAACTTATTTGTTATTTAAGGTATACCTAGATGATATTTTTCATCGGAGGCCCTGTGCGATCGCACACATCGCACGGCCCAAAGGCCGCCCCTGCATACGGGCTGCTAGTAACCTCTAATTTTAAAAGATGAGTTTTTCAGTTAAATGGTGTCTGGACACTTCAAAGACTGTTAAAACAGTAAGTGGATTTAAGTTCCCTGTATATTTAGTGGTTCTTCGACTACCGTACCTCCCAACTTTTTCGATAGAGGGAGAAAATAGTTGAAAAACCCTATAAGCATCTAAGGTTCTGTGTGAAAAGCAATAAGCTCATTTCATAACCTAATCTGTAAACAAAAGTGATGTACCACGAAGTAAAGAGTGATCCTAGACTAAACAATGGATAGTCATAAAACGATCATGTTTAGATAGAACAGAAATATTAATATTAAACATATATTGTTTCAAAGGTGGATAGACCTCCACATTGAACCTTAGCAGGAAATACAACAACATCATTGAAAGGTAAAAAAGCAGCAAAGTTAAGAGCAGCTTGCTCATCAAGTTTGGTATCAACCTCTGTTCAAAATAACGCGCCTCAAGGTGTGGCGTGACTTCTCAATTTCGCCTCAAGGCTCCCCTTGAAAGGCTTTTGTCACAAAAGGAGAGGAAAAGGCGCGCCTCGGCGCCTTGAGGCGTCACTATTGTGTGTGTGATTTTTTTCTCTACCCTAAAACTACATCGTTTTGGTGAAACTCGAAAGAGAAAAAATAAAATTGTTTGACTTCTTTCAATTCATTCATGACCAACTTCTATCATTTTCTCTTTCATATTATGAGTGAATGATTTTATGTTGTTGTGTGTTTGTCATTAAGAATTTTAGACATTATGTTTGTGATGTAGCTACTTAAATTTTAATTTTAAATGTATTAATTATTTTTAATGATTTTATTTCTATAATTTATTATTTTTATTTATGAAAATAGAGATTTAGAATGCACGAAAGACTTCACCTTTTAACCTCAAGGCTTTCGAGGCTCAAAAGCCTTGAGGCTCCGACTCGATGTCTCGCCTCACGCTTTTGCTATTTTAAACATTGGTATCAACTAAACAAAAGATATCCAACTTGAGAAGATTTACAAGAAACAAGGGTTGGGAAAGAAAATCATTATTTCCACAGCCTCGACAGTTCCACATGGCAGGCTTCATTTTGTATATGACAGAGTTTGAGTCAGAAGAAATAGTCAGTTTGCCATCCTCTTTAGCGCAAGAGCTCTTCTTGGGACTTCTATAAGGAGAAACACAACAAGAAGATCATCATGACCGGTCGTATTAGGTTTAGATAGAGCTGGATGAAAGGCTTCATCCTCAAGGGTCATTTGATGATCAGTCATGACATTGTGAGTAGGGTGCCATAATTAGGGACAGTCATAATAGGCGAGCCCTGAAAATCATTATGAATAAATTGTCCAGCAATTGAAGGATGTGGGATTGCAATATCATACTTGAGGAATTCATTTAGATTAGTCAATAAAGCAGTCACATAAGCATCATTATCAAATAAAGCGGGGGATTTGTCAAACTCAAATTCTTCAATGTCATGTTTTTCATAAGGAGAGAAACCAAAGTAATTTTCCAAGTTGAAGGTCAGGATCTTGCCTTACAACGAGTATAAGGTCAGGATCTTGCCGCCTTGGGGTTACCATGATGAGAAGGATGGAAAGGAGAGTGGACAAAGGAGGCCATCCGAGCATGTTGTTGAGTAGTAGTGCGAGCTTGTGGGAAAACCAACATAAGGTCATTAGGAATTGTGCCGAACCTGGGGAAATCGAAAGTAGTGTTAGGAAGGTAAACTTGAAATTGGTTCTCATCAGCGAACCGCTCATCTAACAGAAAGGGACGGTCTTCGACAACACTAGGATAATAGCCAAGAGGGCGATCCAGCCTTCCACAATAAAAGCATGATTCCAACAGGGTTTCATAATGCAAATATATTTTAGAGATAACATTAGAGCGACGATCTGCTTTAAGGTGAAGGATATGTGGCTAAGCATGAAACGTGGACATACAAATACAACATCGAGCAAATAAACTTGTCTATATCAACTATCAAGTAGGGGTGGGCATAAAAAACCAGTTTAGGGAATCTGCTTTAGGTCAGTCCCGTTTATATATAACCGGATGGGACACGGGACGGATAATTCAAGTCTCGTTTAGGCCTGTCCCGTCCCGTCCCGTCCCTTTTAATGATTGATTTTTATTGATTAAGATGTGATTTGAGCATTTCATTTAAGTGTTTTGATCTTAGCTCTTTGTTTTTTAAAATTACTAGGTTGTCTTCAATTTAATAATAATGATGTTTAATACTTTAATTTGTTGATTGTTGTAAACTCTCTTCTTGCACCCTAGTAGTGATGCAAATTTAGAAAAAGTAAGTAGTATAAACTCTCTTATTACATCATGTTGTACTTGTAAATATGTTACAAGTACTTATTAATACATAATAGAGTAGAAAACACTATAAAACTATGAAACTCTTTCTTTTGCTTGCAAGTTTATTTTCAACTTTTTTTTACTCGGGATTGGGCCCGTCTTGTCCCGTCTAATCCCGGTTGGACCGGGATAGGGCCCGGGTGGGATAAAATCTAAAAAACGCAAAACCCGTCCCGATTTCAATGTTCAGGACGAGCCGTGAGATTAGCTCTATCTCGTCCCAACTCGTCCCATGCCCAGCCCTATCAAGGGTATCATCATCAATTTTTTAAGAGACCAATTTCTTTAGTAACACTTGCAATACCAAATTACCAATAGGGTTCCTGTAGTAGAAATGCAAGAAGGGAAAACGCACCCAAACAATAAGATATTCGAGAATTCACATCTGATGATGGTCGAGAATTCACTCCCATTACCTTCACATGTCATGTGAAGGTAAAGTATGGAACATCAAACATCAATTAAACACATGACTTATACTACTCATTCAACTAATTTGATCATGTAATAATCCACATTAGGATTACTCGTTAACGGTTTATCAAGTTTGATGGATTTGCCCTCGGAAACAAGAAGTTTCGGCGTTGGAGGGATAATATCATATTAGACACTAGTTTTAAATTGAAGTTCATATTAGACACTAGTTTTAAATTGAAGTACATCAAAATAAATATGTAGTAAGAGATGAGAGAATATTTTTTGGTTTTGTAAGAGATGAGAGAATTGTCTTAGCAGTGCACCCTGGTGGAAGATGGTGTGATGTTACAAGGTGGTGCCCAAGCTGGTGAAAGTTGGGGTAATGCTTCTTCTTGCTTTTGATACTTTTGATGACGGAGAAAAGTGGTGTTATGGAGAAAATGGTGTTATGTTGGTGGTGAGGTGGAGCCTAAGAAATTGTGGACCGGTGGCGATGACACTAGAGCTGAACCCTTTCTATTCAAGTCCAAAGGCCCAGTGATGCAGATGGGGGCAAACCGGTCAATACACAGGGGCGCCAAAAACAACGAACAGATCAACGCTCTGTCGTCCCCCTCCGTTTCGGCATTTACAAAGTTGCCCAACACCAACCTTCCAACAAACCAAAGCTTTCCTTGGTTTCATCGAACCCACACTCCCCTACTCCCATTATATAAAACACAACACCCCAACCCTTCCTTCTTTGCTCTCCCAAACACCATCACACTTCCAAGGTACGTCTCGGATCTTCCTAGGTAACAATGTATGCATGCATCTCATTTTCATTTCTGAACTCTGATCTTCCTGCTGTTCTGGTTCCAATCCTATGTTGTTACTGGGTTCTTTCCCTGTTTGTGTTTCTAAGTTGTCTGATTTACTTGTTTGGATAAAGAGAGGTTGATTCAGATTGCTCAAATGTGGGTTTACTGTTGTGTCACTTCAAGTGTTGCCTATTGATGTGATCCCAGTAATTTCTTGATTAGTTTTCTAGTTCCTTGTGATCATCTATATGGTAAAGTTCATAACTTTCATTCATTTGAAGATTTAGTCAAGTAAAGGTTGAGTCTTTGGACTGATGTTACTGTGGTCTTACAATCTACACTGACTAGACTAAGATATATTTGATTGCTAGCTGTTATATATCTTGTAAACGAAACAATTCAAATTATATTGGAATTTTTAGTAAATGAAGTTCAATTTGCTAAGAGTATAGTGGTTATCACGTAAGCTGTTTGCTTATATATAAAGGGTTTTGAATTTTGCAGAGTTCTGTTTTGGTTTCTGGTGATCTGCATCGAAAATGGCCACCACTGCAGCTCCTGGTTCACACATGGCAGCAATTAAGCCTTGTGTATCTTCTTCCCGGAGAACATACATGTCATGCACTGCCAATTTCGGCGCAAACAGTGAAGTGGCAGTTTCTAAAGGACTTAGAAGCTCTTCCAACATCTCATCAAGGCAACCATTCTTCCGCAGCGTCCAGTCAGGTCCTGTGAAATCTGTGAAGGTTATCACAAGAGCGATGTCAGCATCTGCTGAGAACACTCCATTGCCAGGATTGCCTGTTGATTTAAGAGGTCAAGCTCCTTTCTTATTGCAATTATGTTTAAGTGCATAGCATTTTACTTATTTATATTTTGTTTGGTAGTGTGTGCTTCTCTGTTTTAACCAACTTTGCACTAGTGTTGGCACACAAATAGAGCTACAGGAGTTATAAGGGTTCACAGTTACATTTTAACTACAAAAGCAGCATCCTTGTAACCCTCATTTTGACCGAGAAAAAAAACCGCATCCAGATTGCAATCTTGCCTTATCTAGGATACTTATATGTACCTAAATAATCAAGTGGATTCAAACCATAGAGGCAATACGAACTAAAACTTGTTGAAACGAGTCAGAGATATATTTCTGAAGCTTTTTGGTATGGTTCTTGTCGTCATCCTCGGTGATACCTATAATGGTGATGTAAATAAAGATGGATGCAGGTTGTACCTTTTGAATTTTTGTTCCAGACAACTAATAGAATTGTTGCTTTAAATCAAGAAGATAGCATACTGTATTTGACTACCTGTTGAAAGATGGATGTATGTATTGTCTCCTGAATATAAGAGAAACAAAAATTAGTTATGAAATGTATTGTGTTTGTCACATTGGTTCCCTGGTCCATAAATTGATAGTTTTCCACGAGAAAATGTAAGACCGCTGTATCTAACAATGGGACAGCTGTTTGCAGGTAAGAGAGCATTCATTGCTGGTGTGGCTGATGATAATGGATATGGATGGGCAATAGCAAAGTCACTTGCTGCTGCCGGTGCTGAAATTCTTCTTGGTACATGGGTGCCGGTATGCAAATTGATCTAATCCAGTTCTCCCGTTTGCTATTGAAAAGAAAAATCTGATCCAGTTCTCAGTTGTGGAGCTTTAGCTTCTGAAAATTTGTTTAGTTTTTCATGAATTCTTATTCCTTATAGGCACTTAACATTTTCGAGTCCAGTTTAAGGCGTGGGAAGTTTGATGAATCACGCGTGTAAGAGCTCTACTTTTCCTTTCCAGCATTTCATGCAACTCTGTTGATGTTTTCTAAGTATTTGTACTTTTTATGTCATTTCTAATTTTTTGTTCTCCCTTTTTTGGTCGTTAGATTGCCCGACGGTTCTTTGATGGAAATTACAAAAGTCTATCCATTGGATGCAGTTTTTGACAACCCTGATGATGTTCCTGAAGATGTACAGACCCTCCTGCTCATTTTCTGAAGTATGAATTATGTGTAATTGAACTTGTGGTGATGTTCGTATTGTGGTTCTATGCAGATTAAATCAAACAAACGCTACATGGGGTCCTCAAAGTGGACGGTTAAGGTACATCTTCCGTTGACCATATTACTATTCAACTGAAGTAAACAATTAGGAAATTGAGTCATGGGCACAGTGGTCACAAATGACTGTTTCTGCTAAAGAAAAAGAAGAAGAAATAAAAAAGAGTCACAAGTGAGTGAACTTTTAGCTTGAGTGCAAGGCCCTGACATTCAGAAGCAGAAGTAAGGAGTGCCTTTGGTTCATCTGCCACCTCCCTCCCCCAGTTAAAGAATTTGCAAAAAAACATCTAAATCTAACATATTTCATGTGCTTTAACTATTCAAGACCTTGGACACCCCAAAGATATACTGAAAGCTTTTGTTTTTTCTTTTTTAATATAGCCTTGGCCTTGCAGAAAACCTCCATCCTTGGTTACATGACCATTAGTTTGGTTGGCTACATGTATCTAGATGTCTCTTGTTATTGAATTTCATGGTGAATGACATGCTTGATACCTGTGTAGCTTATTTGCAAAGCTATGTCTTCAGGTGTTTCTTGTCTCTAAACTTTGTTGGAGATGTATTCTTGAATGTGTTGAGCTTATTTGCTATTTTATAGTTCTGTAGGTTAGATGATGAGTTCAGAAAAGTGGCCAAGCTAGCAACTTTAACTTTTTTTCTTTAAAAATTTTTTGTAGGAGGTTGCTGAATCTGTTAAAGAGGATTTTGGAAGCATTGATATCCTAGTCCATTCCCTGGCTAATGGACCAGAGGTGAACGCTTCTTTACATTCTTTGTTTATCAATATTTTTTGAAATCTTCATGGTACTTACGGAGTCAATGTGTCATGCTCAGGTTGTCAAACCTCTGTTGGAAACGTCAAGATATGGATATCTTGCAGCTATCTCTGCATCAAGCTACTCGTTTATTTCTTTACTCCAGCATTTTGCTCCAATAATGAACCCAGGCACGTTATAATCTATTTATTTTGTTTCTTCGCTTTCCACTTTTTCCAAGATTCCCGTGACGTCCCAGCTAGTGTTGTTAGAAAGCCTAGAATCTAAGGATCAATGGTAACATGACAGGTGGTGCGTCAATCTCTCTGACATACATTGCTTCCGAGAGGATCATTCCCGGGTATGTATCTTCTTGCATTGCAACTATCAGTGGGCAGCATTCTCAGAAGAAAGTTTAATGATTGTCTTGTATACTTGCAGATATGGAGGAGGTATGAGTTCAGCTAAGGCTGCTCTAGAGAGTGACACACGTGTGAGTCTCTTTTTAATTGGTTTCATTTCACTTAGTTATGTTCAAATTGATCTTTTGTTGATATATATATTTTTTAGTTTTATACTTTTTTATTTATTTAATGAGCCTCATTTCTGTGCTTGATATAGGTGCTGGCATTTGAAGCTGGAAGAAAGCACAGAGTCAGAGTCAACACAATATCTGCAGGTAAAAATAACCTATGTTTACAGAACAGTCTGAAACTTACCCCAAACATGGACATTACCATCTTGAGACTTAAGCTTATGACAATAAGTGTTTTGATGTCAAAAGATCAATATGATGGCGATATGCTGTTGATGAAGTAATTAGGAGCCTTCTTCTTGGATGAATGTCAATCTGACTATCTTATTTTTGCTCTCAAGTTCTATTAACATCTTTCTCATCCTACTCTTGGGGTGAAAATGTGTTTCATAGAGATAAACCGACATCTTCTTGGTAACTTGTTCTAATGAAAGCATAGTCTCATCAACATCTCTCAGAAGAAATGGGGTGCACTTCTTGTATGCTGTGTCTTATGCTTTCCACAGAGATAGTCTGCACAAACTGATGATTTGATTGCTTCTCAATTCTGTCTCACTTTTATTATACTTATGTTCTCTTTCCTTATATGCAGGCCCATTAAGAAGTCGTGCTGCAAAAGCTATTGGTTTTATCGATATGATGATTGATTATTCATCAGCCAATGCTCCCTTACCGAAAGAGTTATCTGCTGGTGAGTAATCAAGTACACAACTTCTTCAAGGATCATGATATCTTTGACTTATCATACTAGTTAGCCCAGAATTAATGCATAATTGCAAGAAAACCAGATGCTGGTGCATCCATTACATATCTTTTCATTATCTATTTCTCTGACCTTACATAACTTTATACATACGGAAACAGAGGAGGTGGGGAACGTTGCTGCCTTCCTTGCGTCACCATTGGCGTCAGCAATCACCGGCAGTGTTGTATATGTCGACAATGGTCTAAATGCAATGGGCGTGGGAGTTGACAGCCCAATTTTTGAAAATCTTGAGCTTCCAAAAGAAGCCTAGTGCTATGCTCTATAGACTATATAGGTTGAGATAATAAGGATTGCGTTATTGTAGTGCTGTGTTTTCTATCGAGTATTGAGGTCAAAGTGTAGGTCATTCTGTACTATGGAACAATTTTCTCATCTTTTTAGCTAGAACCCATTTTTGCTCTTTGCATTATGTATCATGTATCCAGAATAACATCATAAGACAGTTATCTTTTTTAAATTAATCACAATTCAGGCCCGACTCAAAGCTAAGGTGAAGATTTTCATTGCAACTTGCACATTCTCACGGTATTATTTTGATGTTCTCATTATGTTAAAGAAAGCTCGTCATGGGCAGGTATGGGAGCTGCAACCCTTGTCAGTCTTATCTAAGACCTCTATTTCATGACCTCCAGCCATTATCATATACTTTTGTCCACAACATATACTAGATCTCAATCCTTAATAGGATTGATCCACAAGGTGACTGATGAAACATTTTGCCATTCAAATACATAATCAAGAAGTACTGCTTGTCCAAGCTCGATGCCCACCTGGGGCAAAGCTAAGAAAGGTAAAATTCAGAATCGTCTTAAAAACCCGACTATTTTCTATACACAAGCATCAGGGAAAAATGAAATTTACATCAGAGAAAATGTAATAGGAGGGAGGATACAGTCCTAGGCAGTCTATATATGAACAAAAAAAAGCACAAAATTCTGACGACAGACCTAATGGACTGGTAGCTGGAGCGATTGTTATATGTTCATTCAGTAACTCCTTAATGTCAGCCAAGTGACTGCTAGTTAAAACTTACAAGCCTAGTTTCTAAATGTCAGAAACATGATATAGAGATCATCTCTTGGACATATCATATCAGTTTACGCTTCCCTTTACGAGTGGGTGCGGCTCTTGCAGCATAATCACATTCGGCGCTGTCTTCAGCAATTGATATACTACTATCAGTTCCAACGGGCTGCTCCCGTGTAACCAAGCCTCTGTTCCTCGAAAACTTCCTAATTGGTGTTGTACCTATTGTTGCAGGAGTTTCTTCTGGTTGCGAGTTGTTTGATATGTCTGCTGGAAACCTATGTGGCATCAGCTCCTCTCCGGTCCCAACAACCTCCTTCATTAACTGAACATGCCGAAAAAGCAACGGTTTAGTAAAGGGAAAATAGGAACCCTTTTTTACTGATCAATCAAGACTAATATAAAACACAATCAGTAAAATTTAAAAATACCTTCCAGTCCTTGAAATCATATCTGAAGATCAAGTGGAAGTAAGCAACATCCCCTGAGGCAATTGCTTTGGCAGCAGGAGCATTTCTTGGCGCTGGCGTGTCAAACACAAAGCAATACATGAATGACCAAATGACACAAAGCAAAGAATAAACACGGATACAAGTAAGAGGGTTTGCAAAGTAGGATCTTACACACTAGATGATGGCCTTCCTCATTCACTTTCATTTCAACACGCCCATCTTTAACAAGAAATGATAGGGCAAACACATTTTCCACTGTCTGTGAAAAAGAATTTCCATTTAACACTAGATTTTCAAGCCTGACCCTTCTCTCTTTCCTCAAGATATTAAACATAGTGGACACGTTTTTAACAGTCTCTGTTTCCTCTTCTTCAACAGTATCACCAAGCTGCAACAAAATTTACAGTGAACTTTAGCTTAAATGCTCCAAGTACCCGGTAAGAACAGAACATATTCCAACTAAAAGAAAAGATAATAATTCAGCGCAAATGACAAGTAATGATGCTGCTACTTTCTGGTAAGTGTTATAACTTGGATTTAAGTCTCACCTCTTGAGGGGTATCATTGTCTGTAGGATTCCCACGTCTGTGACGTTGATAAGGCTTTCTTCGCTTCACTTCAGCATTCATAGGCCCGATCCTGAATGAAGAGCAAACCAAACTAGTAAGCATTTAAAGAATTCAAAACAAATGGAACACCAAAAAAAAAATGTGACAATGATTCCGTTTTTATTACATAGTGCAGCATCGAGGGCTTCTCTGGAAAACATGTGACACCGCATTCCCAATGTCCCTCCAATATATTGAGCTGCTGCCATTACCACTTGGTTTCCTGAAGTCAGTAAGAATACAGTTGATGAAACCCGAAGCTGTAATCCCTTCCTTGTTATGTGCCCTTACAGAGGTCATCAAGGTGCTTGCAATGTCCAAAAGCGCCTCCGCATCCGCTACTTGCTCTCTTGGATTTCTTACTGCAATGCATTGCAAACCATGCCACCATTCAATTAAGCAACACACGGCCGGTACAATGTTACTCTACACACACCTATCTTCTATCATAAAAGGAAATTCAAAACCAATATCAGTGACAAACAAGTAAAAGTACCCAGCTGGTGCAAGCTCTCCACTTGCTCAATGATGGAATCGAACTTCTTCGAGTCTGCTCTTGTGAGATCTTCTCTTTCATCTTCAAGGAAAGAACATCCAACTCAGTTTGGTAACAAACTAATCATGAAGCCAAACATGAAACACATACGAGTAGCTAGATACTAAGACAAATACGATACCATAGAGGATGGTCTTGACGGTGTGGTAGCGTGAACGGAGTGCTCTAGGGTCAGTCACCGGCACCGCCGCGGGGTGATCAGGTTCGTCCGTTTCATCTCCACCGCTACCAGTGGCACAACCCAACTCGCGTTTCACCATCCCTACAACTCGGAAACTTCTCCGGTAAGATAAGGAGGGAAAGGTTTGTATATTCTCGGTGATTCTTCCGGTTTTAGAATGAGAGGAAAAATCGAGGAATTATATAAATTAAGGTTGTGTGTTTTTGAGTAGAAAACCCTATTGGAATCGTACAAGGCAAGATTCAGGAATTTGAAGGGGTGTTTCCCTCTTCGACTGGTGGACAACTCGATAGACGGCTCAGATTTCTCCACGTATCTCTTAAACATTATTATTTCGATACTAAATGGCTAAAGAAAACACTCCTAGAAGATTGCTATCGACGCTATTCCCTTTGAGCATTCATTACGGAGAAGTGCCGGATATGTGGCAGATTGGGTGCCCAACTCAGTTTTGGTGTTGATGTTTCATGGGCTTTGGGTGCGCACAACAAATTGGGGTCCGTGTTGGACTCCGGCTCCTCCATGGACCAAGATAATGTCTACGGTTTTGTGTTTGAGATTTCGGTTCGGCACATCGGATACTGGCAATCTTTTGCAGTAGTGAAGAAAGATTCAAGCTATTTAGCGGAGCATGGAGTGTACAATGAATGTACCTATTAATGTTACCTCATCTTCTTGTTCATGGCAGCAGGAGAGTATATAACGGTCATTCTAGCTGGAGGCTTGTACAAGTTCATTTTGTTTTGATGATGCTCCAGATAGTGTTTTAGACACGTTACAAGATGATTCTATTTAACTCGATCGAGTGATGTTTTAACAGATTTGATTGTCTTTTCACACTCTGTTTGACCGATGAAAATGGTTCTTTCAAATATGTCATAAATTACTATTTTGTCCTCTATTTATTAAAACCTATTTTGAAATAGTATAAAGTGTATAAGAATTGTATCGTCTTTTTCTTTCTCAGTTTTGATGACAAAACGAGCTATAGAGCAAGTCCACCGGTGAGAAAAAAAATCCAACCCAGGTTGGATCCACATAGGCAAAGTAACCCAGCCCAAATTTTTTTGTTTCTACCCATAAATGAGATATCTCCCCAATTCAACTTGGGTTACTTGGAAAATGAGCAAACTGACCCAAGCTAGAGAAGTAATCCAGCCCAGGTGAGTTCTTTC of the Fragaria vesca subsp. vesca linkage group LG6, FraVesHawaii_1.0, whole genome shotgun sequence genome contains:
- the LOC101291943 gene encoding enoyl-[acyl-carrier-protein] reductase [NADH], chloroplastic-like, with the protein product MATTAAPGSHMAAIKPCVSSSRRTYMSCTANFGANSEVAVSKGLRSSSNISSRQPFFRSVQSGPVKSVKVITRAMSASAENTPLPGLPVDLRGKRAFIAGVADDNGYGWAIAKSLAAAGAEILLGTWVPALNIFESSLRRGKFDESRVLPDGSLMEITKVYPLDAVFDNPDDVPEDIKSNKRYMGSSKWTVKEVAESVKEDFGSIDILVHSLANGPEVVKPLLETSRYGYLAAISASSYSFISLLQHFAPIMNPGGASISLTYIASERIIPGYGGGMSSAKAALESDTRVLAFEAGRKHRVRVNTISAGPLRSRAAKAIGFIDMMIDYSSANAPLPKELSAEEVGNVAAFLASPLASAITGSVVYVDNGLNAMGVGVDSPIFENLELPKEA
- the LOC101301232 gene encoding non-structural maintenance of chromosome element 4-like — its product is MVKRELGCATGSGGDETDEPDHPAAVPVTDPRALRSRYHTVKTILYDEREDLTRADSKKFDSIIEQVESLHQLVRNPREQVADAEALLDIASTLMTSVRAHNKEGITASGFINCILTDFRKPSGNGSSSIYWRDIGNAVSHVFQRSPRCCTMIGPMNAEVKRRKPYQRHRRGNPTDNDTPQELGDTVEEEETETVKNVSTMFNILRKERRVRLENLVLNGNSFSQTVENVFALSFLVKDGRVEMKVNEEGHHLVSPRNAPAAKAIASGDVAYFHLIFRYDFKDWKLMKEVVGTGEELMPHRFPADISNNSQPEETPATIGTTPIRKFSRNRGLVTREQPVGTDSSISIAEDSAECDYAARAAPTRKGKRKLI